One Dromiciops gliroides isolate mDroGli1 chromosome 3, mDroGli1.pri, whole genome shotgun sequence DNA segment encodes these proteins:
- the LOC122747761 gene encoding ferritin light chain-like gives MSSTSQIRQNFSSEAEAPVNRLANLYLQASCSYLSFGFYFDRDDVALPRVSHFFRDLGKDKCEGAERLMRLQNQRGGRVLLQAVQKPGQDEWDRSLHATEAALSLEKGLNQVILKLHALGSSQEDPHLCDFLESHYLDEEVRLLKRLGDHLTKLCHVQADPQPGLGEYRA, from the coding sequence ATGAGCTCCACCTCTCAGATCCGCCAAAACTTCTCCTCCGAGGCCGAGGCCCCGGTCAACCGCCTAGCCAACCTCTACCTGCAGGCCTCCTGCTCCTACCTGTCCTTCGGTTTCTATTTCGACCGGGACGATGTCGCTCTTCCGAGGGTGTCGCATTTTTTCCGTGACCTGGGAAAGGACAAATGCGAGGGCGCAGAGCGCCTTATGAGGCTCCAGAACCAACGTGGGGGCCGGGTCCTCCTCCAGGCTGTGCAGAAACCTGGTCAAGATGAGTGGGACCGCAGCTTGCATGCCACGGAGGCTGCCCTGAGCCTGGAGAAGGGCCTGAACCAGGTCATCCTGAAACTGCACGCGCTGGGCTCCAGCCAAGAGGATCCACACCTCTGCGATTTCCTGGAGAGCCACTACCTGGACGAGGAGGTGAGGCTGCTGAAGCGCCTGGGCGACCACCTGACCAAACTGTGCCACGTGCAGGCCGACCCCCAGCCCGGGCTGGGAGAATACCGAGCCTGA